The Candidatus Phaeomarinobacter ectocarpi genome includes a region encoding these proteins:
- a CDS encoding histidine phosphatase family protein, with amino-acid sequence MTPEPRIAFDGALRRRVYLFRHGDVAYVTKDGSIVADPRAVHLTPQGQAEADAMGGMMADVPLDKAVNTGLPRTRQTLARILGDRDVPTEEVPDLEELRSDRAQAAYEQGGAPDPVPLPDDLDEVAYAFLNAHEPGMRYRNGEAFEDFQARVVPAFEGLLKKPDWHHMALVAHGGVNRIILGWALGTGLKTFGQFEQDTCCLNVLDVDQDPDDLSIRRVLVRAVNATTYDPPKKDRHLTTLEGLAHRLKEARGS; translated from the coding sequence ATGACACCCGAACCACGCATTGCCTTTGATGGTGCCCTGCGCCGCCGCGTCTATCTGTTTCGCCATGGCGACGTGGCCTATGTCACCAAGGATGGCTCCATCGTGGCAGACCCCCGTGCCGTGCATCTAACGCCACAGGGACAAGCCGAAGCGGACGCCATGGGCGGCATGATGGCCGACGTGCCTTTGGACAAGGCCGTCAACACGGGCTTGCCGCGCACCAGGCAGACCCTGGCCCGCATTCTCGGCGACCGCGACGTACCGACGGAAGAAGTGCCGGACCTCGAAGAGCTGCGCTCGGACCGTGCACAGGCAGCCTATGAACAGGGCGGCGCGCCGGACCCGGTGCCCCTGCCCGATGATCTGGACGAAGTGGCCTATGCCTTTTTGAACGCCCACGAGCCCGGCATGCGCTATCGCAATGGCGAGGCCTTTGAAGATTTTCAGGCCCGCGTGGTGCCCGCCTTTGAAGGTCTGCTGAAAAAGCCGGACTGGCACCACATGGCGCTGGTGGCCCATGGCGGCGTCAACCGCATCATCCTGGGTTGGGCGCTGGGCACCGGCCTCAAGACGTTCGGCCAGTTCGAGCAGGACACCTGCTGCCTCAACGTGCTGGACGTGGACCAGGACCCCGACGACTTGTCGATCCGCCGGGTGCTTGTGCGCGCCGTCAACGCCACAACCTACGATCCCCCCAAGAAGGACCGTCACCTGACAACACTTGAGGGATTGGCACACAGGCTGAAGGAAGCGCGGGGCAGCTAA
- a CDS encoding cytochrome P450: protein MADDIAALVADLPSGDTIANPYPLYTRLRPHAPVQGYRDYPPGTVPGEDEPVNAWVLLDYDQVSKAARDHRTFSSRDPLQEGSSAPTLMLVNHDNPEHDRLRNIVNLAFSRKRIEELSPYVSKMVHTLLDEVESASGGKVEAMSDICAALPARVMVHLLGLPNEIAAKFRHWGTAFMLSADLTPEERQTSNVELYTYFVEQVTAMDEALAAGKDVPDSLMRALLTAEADGEKLTRDEVIRFCLTLVVAGAETTTFLLGNLLHHLATMPEMTERLRANRDDIEGFMNESLRHSGPPQRLFRIAEADVEVGGQQIRKGDWVALFFAAANHDPAMFPDPEKFDIDRTNLNKQLTFGVGVHHCLGSALAKAEARELMNALLDRYGAITETGSGSEPQRASLLNHGLATLNLHLTPKIKDAAQ from the coding sequence ATGGCTGACGACATTGCTGCACTTGTCGCAGACTTGCCCAGCGGCGACACAATCGCCAATCCCTATCCACTCTATACAAGACTGAGACCGCACGCACCGGTGCAGGGCTATCGCGACTATCCACCCGGCACCGTGCCCGGTGAAGATGAACCGGTGAATGCCTGGGTGCTGCTGGACTATGACCAGGTGTCCAAGGCCGCCCGCGACCACCGCACATTCTCGTCCCGTGACCCGCTGCAGGAAGGCTCATCCGCCCCGACCCTGATGCTGGTGAACCATGACAACCCGGAACACGACCGCCTGCGCAACATCGTCAACCTTGCCTTCTCCCGCAAACGCATCGAAGAGCTATCGCCTTATGTGAGCAAGATGGTGCATACGCTGCTGGACGAAGTAGAGAGCGCCAGCGGCGGCAAGGTTGAAGCCATGAGTGACATCTGCGCTGCCCTGCCCGCCCGCGTGATGGTGCATCTGCTGGGGCTGCCCAACGAGATCGCCGCCAAGTTCCGCCACTGGGGCACAGCCTTCATGCTGTCCGCAGACCTGACGCCTGAAGAACGCCAGACCTCCAACGTGGAGCTCTACACCTACTTTGTGGAGCAGGTGACGGCGATGGACGAAGCACTGGCGGCCGGCAAGGACGTGCCCGACAGCCTGATGCGGGCGTTGCTGACCGCCGAAGCCGACGGCGAAAAACTCACCCGCGATGAGGTCATCCGCTTCTGCCTGACGCTTGTGGTGGCAGGTGCCGAGACGACGACGTTCCTGCTGGGCAATCTGCTGCATCACCTCGCCACCATGCCGGAGATGACCGAGCGCCTGCGCGCCAACCGGGACGACATCGAAGGCTTCATGAATGAAAGCCTGCGTCACTCCGGCCCGCCGCAACGCCTGTTCCGCATCGCCGAAGCAGACGTTGAAGTGGGCGGACAGCAGATCAGGAAGGGTGACTGGGTGGCGCTGTTCTTTGCAGCAGCCAACCACGACCCGGCCATGTTCCCCGACCCGGAAAAATTCGATATCGACCGCACGAACCTCAACAAACAACTGACCTTCGGCGTCGGTGTGCATCACTGCTTGGGCTCAGCGCTTGCCAAAGCCGAAGCACGCGAACTGATGAATGCGCTTCTGGATCGCTACGGCGCCATCACCGAAACCGGCAGCGGGTCTGAGCCACAGCGTGCCAGCCTTCTCAACCACGGGCTCGCCACGCTCAACCTTCACCTGACACCAAAAATAAAGGACGCCGCACAATGA
- a CDS encoding nuclear transport factor 2 family protein, translated as MSLQEDNIAATQQLFAAFGAGDIPAILSHCNDDIRIEFYGPDDIIPYAGMYDGMEGARTFFETVLSSVDIHVFDPLEFLSDKDKVIVTGVLHLTAKSTGRDIKSDFVHVITMRDGKWLKFRDFMDTNQAVKAFS; from the coding sequence ATGAGCCTTCAGGAAGACAACATCGCCGCCACCCAACAGCTGTTTGCCGCCTTCGGCGCCGGCGACATTCCCGCCATCCTGTCTCACTGCAATGATGACATTCGCATCGAGTTTTACGGCCCCGACGACATCATCCCCTATGCGGGCATGTATGACGGCATGGAGGGTGCACGGACGTTTTTTGAAACCGTTCTGTCATCGGTGGATATTCACGTCTTTGATCCGCTGGAGTTTCTGTCTGACAAGGACAAGGTGATTGTGACCGGTGTGCTGCACCTCACCGCCAAGTCGACGGGCCGGGACATCAAGTCCGACTTCGTGCATGTGATCACCATGCGCGATGGCAAGTGGCTCAAGTTCCGCGATTTCATGGACACCAATCAGGCTGTGAAGGCGTTCTCCTAG